One region of Carya illinoinensis cultivar Pawnee chromosome 8, C.illinoinensisPawnee_v1, whole genome shotgun sequence genomic DNA includes:
- the LOC122274414 gene encoding protein FAR1-RELATED SEQUENCE 6-like — MFPFIEMFFDINEDLEGSTVVPDDEVQVEPPRPGMEFDSEKELIAYYKQYAKQEGFGIRTQRTKRDDDGRPVYLTIGCARGGKYYPKPNTNISKPRATTKTGCKVKVNATLNCHEKWVFTTIENSHNHITLSPKKSRLLRSHKHLDEYSQRILELNDRAGIRMHKNFYSLVVDAGGYENLAFQEKDCRNYIDKARFLRLGKGGSDALNEYFKRMRDQNDGFVSYMDVDDDGRLRNVFWADARSRAAYEYFGDVVSFDTTYLTNRYGMPFAPFVGVNHHGQSILFGAGLLSSEDTHSFVWLFKMWLDCMKGRAPKAIITDQDRAMKNAIATVFPETRHRYCLWHIMRKLPEKLGSHANFNYGLKTDIQSALYDSQTTTEFEESWGQLLAKYDLLDNNWLQSLYEERSFWVPVFLKSVFWAGMSTTQRSESMNAFFDGYVHAGTTLKEFVDQFDNALRKKVEVETTADFNCSNQTIPCVSPFNIEKQFQKVYTNAKFKEVQRELMGLMCCNCWLVSTQGCILTFDVLDEISFDEQTKRVHYSVYYNEDECEVKCTCGLFEIRGILCRHALRVCQLKNINELPDVYFLDRWRKDLKRHYTLIRSSYDDVRGRSDTRNYELMIQRCSKLAAKISSNNDKVHAFLHYVDEFDKTCEGSTCESTVRMSQANPTVEKDKGKQILSPNVVRGKGRPPNKRKVPPVEKIATKRKKLIFACDHNLDNRFLPFAGTGESSCILEGCQWMEATGTPHFLECTRMLATVSRLKAQFLAIVSHSVEIDAAGIGVDQNDL; from the exons ATGTTTCCATTCATAGAAATGTTCTTTGACATAAATGAAGATTTAGAGGGTAGTACTGTTGTCCCGGATGATGAGGTACAAGTTGAACCACCAAGACCCGGTATGGAGTTTGACAGTGAGAAAGAGCTTATTGCCTACTATAAGCAGTATGCCAAGCAAGAGGGTTTTGGCATAAGGACACAGAGGACTAAAagagatgatgatgggaggCCTGTGTATCTGACTATTGGTTGTGCCCGTGGCGGAAAGTACTATCCGAAGCCAAACACTAATATCTCGAAGCCAAGGGCAACAACTAAAACGGGTTGTAAGGTGAAGGTAAATGCAACGTTGAACTGTCATGAGAAATGGGTTTTCACTACTATTGAAAATTCTCATAACCATATTACTTTGAGCCCCAAGAAAAGTAGACTATTGCGATCGCACAAGCATCTAGATGAATATAGTCAAAGGATCCTCGAGCTGAATGATAGAGCCGGTATACGAATGCACAAGAACTTTTATTCTCTTGTTGTTGATGCGGGGGGTTATGAGAATTTGGCTTTTCAAGAGAAAGATTGTAGGAATTATATTGACAAAGCTAGATTTTTAAGGTTGGGTAAAGGAGGTAGCGATGCACTTAATGAGTATTTCAAAAGAATGAGAGATCAGAATGATGGCTTTGTTTCTTACATGGATGTGGATGATGATGGAAGGCTACGGAATgtgttttgggctgatgcacggAGTCGAGCCGCCTATGAGTATTTTGGAGACGTTGTATCCTTCGATACAACATACCTAACAAATAGGTACGGTATGCCTTTTGCTCCATTCGTTGGTGTTAACCATCATGGTCAGTCCATATTATTCGGGGCGGGATTGCTATCAAGCGAGGACACACAtagttttgtttggttgtttaaAATGTGGTTGGATTGCATGAAGGGTAGGGCGCCCAAAGCTATCATAACCGACCAAGATCGAGCGATGAAGAATGCGATTGCTACTGTATTCCCTGAAACTCGCCATAGATATTGTTTATGGCATATAATGCGCAAACTTCCAGAGAAGTTAGGATCGCACGCCAACTTCAACTATGGGTTGAAAACTGACATTCAGTCTGCATTATATGATTCACAAACCACCACAGAATTTGAGGAGAGCTGGGGTCAACTACTTGCAAAGTACGATCTGCTCGACAACAATTGGCTTCAGTCCTTATATGAGGAAAGGTCCTTTTGGGTTCCAGTTTTCCTCAAGAGTGTATTTTGGGCTGGTATGAGCACAACGCAAAGGTCggaaagtatgaatgcattttttgacggGTATGTCCATGCTGGGACGACATTGAAGGAATTTGTTGACCAATTCGATAATGCTCTTAGAAAGAAAGTGGAGGTCGAGACAACTGCTGATTTCAATTGTAGCAACCAAACTATCCCCTGCGTCTCCCCTTtcaacattgagaagcaatttcAAAAGGTCTATACAAATGCAAAGTTTAAGGAGGTCCAAAGAGAGTTGATGGGCCTAATGTGTTGTAATTGTTGGTTGGTAAGCACACAAGGTTGCATTTTAACATTTGATGTGTTGGATGAAATATCGTTTGATGAGCAAACCAAAAGAGTTCATTACTCAGTTTACTATAATGAAGATGAGTGTGAAGTAAAATGCACTTGTGGATTGTTTGAGATAAGGGGGATTTTATGTAGGCATGCACTTAGAGTTTGtcagttgaaaaatattaatgagcTGCCAGATGTATACTTCTTAGATCGATGGAGAAAGGACTTAAAAAGGCATTACACATTAATTAGAAGTAGTTATGATGACGTGCGGGGTAGATCAGACACACGTAATTACGAGCTTATGATCCAAAGATGTTCGAAATTAGCAGCAAAAATATCCTCAAACAATGACAAAGTCCATGCATTTCTGCACTATGTTGACGAGTTTGATAAAACATGTGAAGGTTCAACGTGTGAGTCGACAGTACGCATGTCTCAGGCCAACCCAACGGTGGAGAAAGATAAGGGTAAACAGATTTTAAGCCCTAACGTCGTTCGAGGGAAAGGGAGACCTCCAAATAAGAGAAAGGTGCCTCCCGTGGAGAAGAttgcaacaaagagaaaaaaactg ATATTTGCATGTGATCATAACCTTGATAACAGATTCCTTCCATTTGCAGGAACTGGTGAAAGCT CCTGCATTCTTGAAGGGTGCCAGTGGATGGAGGCTACTGGCACACCTCATTTTCTAGAATGCACAAGAATGTTGGCTACTGTGTCTAGGCTGAAAGCACAATTTCTAGCAATTGTGAGTCACAGTGTTGAAATAGATGCTGCTGGTATTGGTGTAGATCAGAATGATCTTTAG